The Maniola hyperantus chromosome 9, iAphHyp1.2, whole genome shotgun sequence genome includes a region encoding these proteins:
- the LOC117984995 gene encoding 3-oxoacyl-[acyl-carrier-protein] reductase-like, protein MSFTNKVVIVTGASSGIGAAVAIAFSAAGAKVAIVGRNESKLASVAARCSNPLVIRADITKDEDARAVIAETVKKFGKLDILINNAGLTKIASILQGDMMKAYDSIMDINVRALVQLTTLAAPYLLKTKGNIVNISSIAAVLTPVYPGGINYCVSKAAVTHFGACAAVEFAPHGVRVNTVSPGPVKTDFIENAKVPITWDDHKKYNSLKRISEPEEIADLVLFLASDKAKGITGSNFVSDNGSIIKR, encoded by the coding sequence ATGAGTTTCACTAATAAAGTAGTTATTGTGACCGGAGCCAGCTCTGGTATAGGCGCTGCAGTTGCGATAGCATTTAGTGCTGCTGGTGCAAAGGTGGCCATTGTAGGCAGAAACGAAAGCAAGCTAGCTTCCGTCGCTGCACGGTGCTCCAACCCTCTTGTGATCCGTGCAGATATAACGAAGGATGAAGACGCTCGAGCTGTTATAGCCGAAACCGTCAAGAAGTTCGGCAAGCTGGACATCTTAATAAATAACGCCGGACTCACAAAAATCGCAAGCATCCTCCAAGGTGATATGATGAAAGCTTACGACAGCATCATGGATATTAACGTGCGAGCTTTAGTGCAGTTGACAACATTAGCAGCTCCGTATTTACTGAAGACTAAGGGCAATATCGTTAACATATCGAGCATTGCTGCAGTACTAACACCAGTATATCCAGGAGGGATAAATTACTGTGTATCAAAAGCTGCTGTGACTCATTTTGGTGCATGCGCTGCCGTGGAGTTCGCTCCCCATGGCGTGAGAGTAAACACGGTTAGCCCCGGACCCGTCAAGACCGATTTCATAGAAAATGCGAAGGTTCCAATCACTTGGGACGATCATAAAAAATACAACAGTCTGAAAAGAATATCAGAACCcgaagagatagcagatttagtTCTTTTCTTAGCGAGTGATAAAGCAAAGGGTATCACAGGGTCGAATTTCGTTTCGGATAATGGTTCAATTATTAAACGTTAA